In one window of Agromyces badenianii DNA:
- the pstS gene encoding phosphate ABC transporter substrate-binding protein PstS, with protein MTSRRRLFRLISAGIAGMLLLGVAGQAAPQSARADSWAPISGSGSTWSQNALDQWRTNVLANYGMKVDYNGMGSSAGRTDFLNGAVDFAVSEIPFQSQPQDGSQPENPRGGFAYMPIVAGGTSLMYNLKIGGKRVTNLRLSGPVIAKIFTGAISKWNDAAIQADNPGLAMPDRPIVPVVRSDGSGSSAQFTLWMSRQYPDTWTSGMTSQFPPPSNGKAQNGSLGVAGYVSQNYGEGAITYVEYSYALKAGFPVAKVLNSSGYYIEPTASSVAVGLMHAQINSDLTQNLDGVYNSADPRTYPLSSYSYMIVPTEVNSAVYRTFTAEKGKTLGTFANYMLCEGQQQAPQLGYSPLPMNLVLAGFEQIKRIPGASVGDVDINACNNPTFKPGDSPGSNQLAATAPQPSDCDKQGPNQCTTGTAGAPQETAITGSGSGGGSSDAGSTAGGDAAAAGAAAGAAGSEPLYDANGNLISGSATTAGLAVSSPFTLADEGWGAAQFLMLAAGAFLVAAIVVPPLASRRLRRGASTPN; from the coding sequence ATGACCTCGCGTCGACGCCTGTTCCGCCTCATCAGCGCCGGCATCGCCGGCATGCTGCTCCTCGGCGTCGCCGGGCAGGCCGCTCCGCAGTCGGCCCGCGCCGACTCCTGGGCGCCGATCTCCGGGTCGGGTTCGACGTGGTCGCAGAACGCGCTCGATCAGTGGCGCACGAACGTGCTCGCGAACTACGGCATGAAGGTCGACTACAACGGCATGGGCTCCTCGGCCGGGCGCACCGACTTCCTCAACGGCGCCGTCGACTTCGCGGTGAGCGAGATCCCGTTCCAGTCCCAACCGCAGGACGGCTCGCAGCCCGAGAACCCGCGCGGCGGGTTCGCGTACATGCCGATCGTCGCCGGCGGCACCTCGCTCATGTACAACCTGAAGATCGGCGGCAAGCGGGTGACGAACCTGCGTTTGTCGGGGCCCGTCATCGCCAAGATCTTCACGGGCGCCATCTCGAAGTGGAATGACGCGGCCATCCAGGCCGACAACCCGGGCCTCGCGATGCCCGACCGCCCCATCGTGCCCGTCGTCCGCTCCGACGGATCGGGGTCGTCGGCGCAGTTCACGCTCTGGATGTCGCGCCAGTACCCCGACACCTGGACGAGCGGCATGACCTCCCAGTTCCCGCCGCCGTCGAACGGCAAGGCGCAGAACGGCTCGCTCGGCGTGGCCGGGTACGTCAGCCAGAACTACGGCGAGGGCGCCATCACGTACGTCGAGTACTCCTACGCGTTGAAGGCGGGATTCCCGGTCGCGAAGGTGCTGAACTCCTCGGGCTACTACATCGAGCCGACCGCGTCGTCCGTCGCCGTCGGCCTCATGCATGCGCAGATCAACTCCGACCTGACGCAGAACCTCGACGGCGTCTACAACAGCGCCGACCCGCGCACGTACCCGCTCTCGAGCTACTCGTACATGATCGTGCCCACCGAGGTGAACTCCGCGGTCTACCGCACGTTCACCGCCGAGAAGGGCAAGACGCTCGGCACCTTCGCGAACTACATGCTCTGCGAAGGACAACAGCAGGCGCCGCAGCTCGGCTACTCGCCGCTGCCCATGAACCTCGTGCTGGCCGGGTTCGAGCAGATCAAGCGCATCCCCGGGGCATCCGTCGGCGACGTCGACATCAATGCGTGCAACAACCCGACCTTCAAGCCCGGGGACTCTCCAGGCAGCAATCAGCTCGCCGCCACGGCGCCGCAGCCGTCGGACTGCGACAAGCAGGGACCGAACCAGTGCACGACCGGCACCGCCGGAGCGCCCCAGGAGACGGCGATCACGGGGTCGGGGTCGGGCGGCGGCTCGTCGGACGCCGGGTCCACGGCGGGCGGGGATGCCGCCGCCGCCGGTGCTGCGGCCGGTGCTGCGGGTTCCGAGCCGCTCTACGACGCCAACGGCAACCTCATCTCCGGATCCGCGACGACGGCCGGGCTCGCGGTCTCCTCGCCGTTCACCCTCGCGGACGAGGGATGGGGCGCCGCCCAGTTCCTGATGCTCGCGGCCGGCGCGTTCCTCGTTGCGGCGATCGTCGTGCCGCCGCTGGCCTCCCGTCGTCTTCGACGGGGTGCGTCGACCCCGAACTGA